In one window of Oryza sativa Japonica Group chromosome 9, ASM3414082v1 DNA:
- the LOC4347924 gene encoding ABC transporter F family member 1 isoform X1: MVSDASKKKAAQKKAAAAAKRGDKAKAAITLSERTCTAVLTSHPLSRDIHIESLSLTFHGHDLLLDTDLELNYGRRYGLLGLNGCGKSCLLKAIGCRELPIPPHMDIYHLTHEIEASDMSALQAVISCDEQRLQLEKEAEILAAQDDGGGEALDRVYERLEAIDASTAEKRAAEILFGLGFNKHMQAKKTCDFSGGWRMRIALARALFMNPTILLLDEPTNHLDLEACVWLEETLKKFDRILVVISHSQDFLNGVCTNIIHMQNRKLKLYTGNYDQYVQTRAELEENQMKQYRWEQDQIASMKEYIARFGHGSAKLARQAQSKEKTLAKMERGGLTEKVVRDKVLTFRFTDVGTLPPPVLQFVEVTFGYTPDNLIYKNLDFGVDLDSRVALVGPNGAGKSTLLKLMTGDLIPLDGMVRRHNHLRIAQFHQHLAEKLDLDMSALQYMMKEYPGNEEERMRAAIGKFGLSGKAQVMPMRNLSDGQRSRVIFAWLAWREPHMLLLDEPTNHLDIETIDSLAEALNEWDGGLVLVSHDFRLINQVAQEIWVCEKQAVTRWEGDIMEFKEHLRSKAGVDD, translated from the exons ATGGTGTCCGACGCCAGCAAGAAGAAGGCGGCGCAGaagaaggccgccgccgctgccaagaGGGGTGACAAGGCCAAGGCCGCCATTACTCTCTCCGAGCGCACCTGCACCGCCGTCCTCACCTCCCATCCCCTCTCCCGCGACATCCAC ATCGAGTCCCTCTCCCTCACATTCCACGGCCATGACCTGCTTCTTGACACCGACCTGGAGCTCAACTACGGCAG GCGATATGGTTTGCTTGGCTTAAACGGCTGTGGAAAGTCCTGTCTCCTCAAAGCTATAGGATGCCGGGAGCTTCCTATCCCTCCACACATGGACATCTATCATCTCACCCATGAGATCGAGGCTTCCGACATGTCTGCGCTACAAGCTGTCATCAGCTGTGACGAACAGAGACTCCAGCTCGAGAAGGAGGCTGAAATCTTGGCCGCTCAA gatgacggtggcggcgaagccCTGGACCGCGTTTATGAACGCTTAGAAGCCATCGACGCATCCACCGCTGAAAAGCGTGCTGCAGAGATTTTGTTTGGCTTGGGTTTTAACAAGCACATGCAGGCAAAGAAAACCTGTGATTTCTCTGGCGGTTGGCGCATGAGGATCGCTTTGGCTAGGGCGCTCTTCATGAATCCAACTATCCTTTTGCTTGATGAGCCCACCAATCATCTAG ATCTTGAGGCCTGTGTCTGGCTGGAGGAAACCTTGAAGAAATTTGACCGTATACTTGTCGTCATATCACACTCCCAGGACTTCCTAAATGGAGTATGTACAAATATCATCCACATGCAAAACAGGAAGCTCAAGCTATACACTGGCAACTATGACCAGTATGTCCAAACACGAGCCGAGCTTGAAGAAAATCAAATGAAACAATACAGATGGGAGCAGGACCAGATTGCCTCGATGAAGGAGTACATTGCACGGTTTGGTCACGGATCTGCCAAGCTGGCCCGACAGGCTCAAAGTAAAGAGAAAACTCTTGCTAAGATGGAGCGTGGTGGGCTCACGGAGAAGGTTGTAAGGGATAAGGTATTGACGTTCCGCTTCACTGATGTTGGCACGCTACCACCTCCAGTGCTGCAGTTTGTGGAGGTCACATTTGGGTACACACCAGACAACCTGATCTACAAGAACCTAGATTTTGGTGTTGACCTTGACTCAAGGGTGGCGCTGGTTGGTCCTAATGGGGCTGGGAAGAGTACGCTCCTTAAACTCATGACAGGTGATCTCATACCGCTGGACGGCATGGTGAGGCGACACAACCATCTCAGGATCGCACAATTCCACCAGCACCTTGCAGAGAAGCTGGACCTGGACATGTCAGCTCTGCAGTACATGATGAAGGAATACCCAGggaacgaggaggagaggatgaggGCAGCCATCGGCAAGTTTGGGTTGTCAGGGAAGGCACAGGTAATGCCAATGAGGAACCTGTCGGACGGGCAGAGGAGCAGAGTGATATTTGCATGGTTGGCGTGGAGGGAGCCACACATGCTGCTGCTGGATGAGCCAACGAACCATCTGGACATTGAAACAATCGACTCTCTTGCAGAGGCGCTGAATGAATGGGATGGAGGGCTTGTGCTGGTGAGCCATGACTTCAGGCTGATCAACCAAGTGGCGCAGGAGATATGGGTGTGCGAAAAGCAGGCGGTGACCAGGTGGGAAGGTGACATCATGGAGTTCAAGGAGCACCTGAGGAGCAAGGCCGGAGTGGACGATTGA
- the LOC4347924 gene encoding ABC transporter F family member 1 isoform X2, with the protein MTCFLTPTWSSTTAAIGCRELPIPPHMDIYHLTHEIEASDMSALQAVISCDEQRLQLEKEAEILAAQDDGGGEALDRVYERLEAIDASTAEKRAAEILFGLGFNKHMQAKKTCDFSGGWRMRIALARALFMNPTILLLDEPTNHLDLEACVWLEETLKKFDRILVVISHSQDFLNGVCTNIIHMQNRKLKLYTGNYDQYVQTRAELEENQMKQYRWEQDQIASMKEYIARFGHGSAKLARQAQSKEKTLAKMERGGLTEKVVRDKVLTFRFTDVGTLPPPVLQFVEVTFGYTPDNLIYKNLDFGVDLDSRVALVGPNGAGKSTLLKLMTGDLIPLDGMVRRHNHLRIAQFHQHLAEKLDLDMSALQYMMKEYPGNEEERMRAAIGKFGLSGKAQVMPMRNLSDGQRSRVIFAWLAWREPHMLLLDEPTNHLDIETIDSLAEALNEWDGGLVLVSHDFRLINQVAQEIWVCEKQAVTRWEGDIMEFKEHLRSKAGVDD; encoded by the exons ATGACCTGCTTCTTGACACCGACCTGGAGCTCAACTACGGCAG CTATAGGATGCCGGGAGCTTCCTATCCCTCCACACATGGACATCTATCATCTCACCCATGAGATCGAGGCTTCCGACATGTCTGCGCTACAAGCTGTCATCAGCTGTGACGAACAGAGACTCCAGCTCGAGAAGGAGGCTGAAATCTTGGCCGCTCAA gatgacggtggcggcgaagccCTGGACCGCGTTTATGAACGCTTAGAAGCCATCGACGCATCCACCGCTGAAAAGCGTGCTGCAGAGATTTTGTTTGGCTTGGGTTTTAACAAGCACATGCAGGCAAAGAAAACCTGTGATTTCTCTGGCGGTTGGCGCATGAGGATCGCTTTGGCTAGGGCGCTCTTCATGAATCCAACTATCCTTTTGCTTGATGAGCCCACCAATCATCTAG ATCTTGAGGCCTGTGTCTGGCTGGAGGAAACCTTGAAGAAATTTGACCGTATACTTGTCGTCATATCACACTCCCAGGACTTCCTAAATGGAGTATGTACAAATATCATCCACATGCAAAACAGGAAGCTCAAGCTATACACTGGCAACTATGACCAGTATGTCCAAACACGAGCCGAGCTTGAAGAAAATCAAATGAAACAATACAGATGGGAGCAGGACCAGATTGCCTCGATGAAGGAGTACATTGCACGGTTTGGTCACGGATCTGCCAAGCTGGCCCGACAGGCTCAAAGTAAAGAGAAAACTCTTGCTAAGATGGAGCGTGGTGGGCTCACGGAGAAGGTTGTAAGGGATAAGGTATTGACGTTCCGCTTCACTGATGTTGGCACGCTACCACCTCCAGTGCTGCAGTTTGTGGAGGTCACATTTGGGTACACACCAGACAACCTGATCTACAAGAACCTAGATTTTGGTGTTGACCTTGACTCAAGGGTGGCGCTGGTTGGTCCTAATGGGGCTGGGAAGAGTACGCTCCTTAAACTCATGACAGGTGATCTCATACCGCTGGACGGCATGGTGAGGCGACACAACCATCTCAGGATCGCACAATTCCACCAGCACCTTGCAGAGAAGCTGGACCTGGACATGTCAGCTCTGCAGTACATGATGAAGGAATACCCAGggaacgaggaggagaggatgaggGCAGCCATCGGCAAGTTTGGGTTGTCAGGGAAGGCACAGGTAATGCCAATGAGGAACCTGTCGGACGGGCAGAGGAGCAGAGTGATATTTGCATGGTTGGCGTGGAGGGAGCCACACATGCTGCTGCTGGATGAGCCAACGAACCATCTGGACATTGAAACAATCGACTCTCTTGCAGAGGCGCTGAATGAATGGGATGGAGGGCTTGTGCTGGTGAGCCATGACTTCAGGCTGATCAACCAAGTGGCGCAGGAGATATGGGTGTGCGAAAAGCAGGCGGTGACCAGGTGGGAAGGTGACATCATGGAGTTCAAGGAGCACCTGAGGAGCAAGGCCGGAGTGGACGATTGA